The following nucleotide sequence is from Salvia splendens isolate huo1 chromosome 2, SspV2, whole genome shotgun sequence.
AATTAGGCAGCTTGGCCCAGGTATGATTCAGCAGATGCAGCATCCTTGCAATCAATGCAAAGGGACAGGAGAGACTATAAGTGATAGAGATCGGTGCCCTCAATGCAAAGGTGAGAAGGTGGTTCAGGAAAAGAAAGTCTTGGAAGTCCATGTTGAGAAGGGCATGCAGAATGGGCAAAAAGTTACATTCCCTGGGGAGGCTGATGAGGCGGTATGATTGCCTCAGATCAACATTTCTTTTGCATAGTTTTGTAGTGCATTGGAGTATTAAtgttaacttgctaactcacTTGTCATTTCTTTGCAGCCTGATATGGTCACTGGAGACATAGTTTTTGTGCTCCAGCAGAAGGAACATCCTAAATTTCAGAGGAAGGGTGATGATCTTTTTGTCGAGCGCACATTGTCACTCACCGAGGCACTGTGTGGCTTCCAGTATATACTGACGCATTTGGATGGCAGGCAGCTTCTTATCAAGTCACACCCTGGAGACGTTTTGAAGCCTggtcagttttttttttataaattgtaGGCAGTCTAGTTATTGTTCTCATCTTTGTATGTTCTACTTATGCAGATTCTTACAAGGCAATCAATGATGAAGGAATGCCTATATATAGGAGATCATTCATGAAGGGCAAACTGTATATTCATTTCAATGTTGAGTTTCCAGATTCGTTAAGTCCAGACCAAGTCCAGGGACTGGCGAAAGTACTCCCACCAAAGCCTCAGTCACAGCTTACTGACATGGAACTGGATGAGTGTGAGGAGACGACTCTGCGTGATGTGAACCTTGAGgaagagatgagaaggaagCAGGCTCAGCGTCAGGAAGCATATGATGAGGATGAAGATATGTATGGT
It contains:
- the LOC121787100 gene encoding dnaJ protein homolog, which produces MFGRAPKKSDNSKYYEVLGVPKTASPDDLKKAYKKAAIKNHPDKGGDPEKFKELAHAYEVLSDPEKREIYDQYGEDALKEGMGGGGDMHDPFDIFSSFFGGSSFGGGGSRRGRRQRRGEDVVHPLKVSLEDLYLGTSKKLSLSRNVLCSKCKGKGSKSGASTTCSGCQGNGMKVTIRQLGPGMIQQMQHPCNQCKGTGETISDRDRCPQCKGEKVVQEKKVLEVHVEKGMQNGQKVTFPGEADEAPDMVTGDIVFVLQQKEHPKFQRKGDDLFVERTLSLTEALCGFQYILTHLDGRQLLIKSHPGDVLKPDSYKAINDEGMPIYRRSFMKGKLYIHFNVEFPDSLSPDQVQGLAKVLPPKPQSQLTDMELDECEETTLRDVNLEEEMRRKQAQRQEAYDEDEDMYGGGAQRVQCAQQ